GGTCTGCACCTGGGCCGAGCCATTGGCCGACACCACGTCGCCTGTGACGGAAACGCTGAAACTGCCGGCGGCATCCAGGCCGCTATCCTTGAAATTGGCGTCGAAGAACTTTTGCCCGATCTGTTGCAGTTCATCGGCGGTGCCGGTGGACGACCCCACCGCCAGGGCGGCGGCATCCAAGGCCTGCGATAACTTGCTTTTGACCGCATAGGCCCGGGCGGTGTCCACCGCCAGCCCCACCGACAGCGACAGGGGAATCAGGGCCAGGGCGAAGATGATCGCCACAGTACCGCGCCGGTCGTGCATCAGACGTCGCAAGATCATGGCAATGTTCCCGTCGAACCGTTGAAGGGGATCAGGCGCACCAGCCGAGGGCGCGAGACGACGCTGTGATTCAGGCTCAGGCTGCCCAAGATGGCTTGCAGCAAGGGCGGATGGGTATAGCGCAGGGTCACCATGATGACGCTTTGACCGTTGGGAGCCAGCCCGGCGGCATCACCGATGGCGACGGCGGGCGCGGCCCCGCCCCAGGAATAGGTCCACAACTGCACTGGCTGGCCGGCACTGGAAATGCCGACACTGGCCACCCGGATACCCAACCGGTCGGCGCCGCTGGGCAGCGGGTCGAGCACCCGTTGCGCCCCGGTGACGATGCCGTTCATGCTGGCGGTGCTCTGGCTGTCGGCGCGCGAGGTCAGATCGGACACCACCTGGGCCGCCGACAACGCCTTGCCATAGGCCTGAACCAGGCCGAAGACCTCGGCCATGCCCACCAGCATCAGCACCATCACCGGCAGGATCAGGGCGAATTCGGTGGCGGCGATGCCGGCGCGGTCGCGGCGAAGACGGGCGAGCATGCGGGCGGCGGGGCTCATTCGAACGGCTCCGTCCGCATCACCGTGGTGGAAATCAGCGGCAAGGTGCCGTCGCCACCGCCCATCAGCGATCCGATCAAGGGCGTGATGAAGGAATGCACATGGATGACCCGCACGGTGACCACCGTGTTGGCGCCGCCGGGGCTGAACTGCACATTGGTGGGAATGCCGGCGGCGTCGAAGACCGGCGCCGGCAAGGCGATGGTGGCGAAATCGGCGAAGCTGCGGACATCGAAATAGAAATCCTCACAGGGGAACAGCCCGATCAGATTGGGGCAGAATTCCTGTTGGAAGCGCGCGCCGGCATCGCCGGCGCCCTGCACCACCCCGGTGCGCACCTGCCGCGCCGCTTCGCGCGTGGCGCCCTCCATCACCGCCGCCTTGAAGGCGACATAGCCGGTTTCCACCATGCCGGCGATCATCAGGAAGAACGGCAAGGCGACAAGGGCGAATTCCACCGCGGTGGAGCCGCGGCTGTCGCCCCGCAATCGGTGCAGGATTTTGGTCAAGGGAAAGCGCATGCAGAATGTCCCTGTTCGGGGCAGTCCGCGGTCGGCGCGATAATGATCATAATCCCGGCGGCGGAATTGCTCAATGGCTTCCTTCAGCCGCCCACCACGCCCTTGGCCCGCAGGTCCATGATGGCCGCTTGGTCCAGCCCCAACAGCCGCGACAACAAGGCATCGGTATCGGCGCCCAGCACCGGCGGCGCCCGCTCATAGCTGATCGGCGTCTCGGAAAAGCGGATGGGATTGGCGACCAGATCCACCGATCCGGCCAAAGGGTGATCCACCGCCGCCACCATGCCGCGATGTTTGATCTGCGGATTGTCGAACACCTGATCCAAAGTGTTGATGGGGCCACACGGCACCCCGGCAGCCTCCAACGTCTCGATCCACACCGCGCTGGGGCGCGATCGCAGCACCTCGCGCAACAGCGGGATCAGAGTGTCGCGGTTGCCCACCCGCCCGGCATTGCTGGCATAGCGCCCGTCCGCCGCCACCTCCGGGCAGCCGGCGACGGCGCAGAATTTCTGGAACTGGCCGTCATTGCCCACCGCCAAGATCACATGGCCGTCGCTGGTGGCGAAGGCCTGATAGGGCACGATATTGGGATGCGCATTGCCCAAACGCTGGGGCACCATACCGCCGACCAGATAATTGGCGGCCTGATTGGCCAGCACCGCCACCTGCACGTCCAACAGCGCCAAATCCACGTGCTGGCCTTGGCCGGTACGGTCACGGTGGGACAAAGCCGCCAGCACCGCCACCGACGCGTACATGCCGGTGAAAATGTCGGTAAGGGCGACGCCGACCTTCATGGGCTCGCCCTCGGGTTCGCCGGTCAGGCTCATCAGTCCGCCCATGCCCTGGACCAGAAAATCGTATCCGGCCCGCTGGGCATAGGGACCATCCTGGCCAAAGCCGGTGATGGAACAATAGATGATGTCGGGCTTGACCTGACGCAGACTGGCGTAATCCAAACCATATTTGGCCAGCCCCCCGGCCTTGAAGTTTTCCAGCACCACGTCGCAATCGGCGGCCAGTTGGCGCACCAGTTGCTGCCCCTCTGCCTGGGTGAAGTCGATGGCCAGGGATTGCTTGCCCCGGTTGGCCGACAGGTAATAGGCGCTTTCCCGTGTATCGCGCCCTTGGTCATCCTTGAGGAAAGGCGGTCCCCAGGCGCGGGTATCGTCGCCCTGCCCCGGCTTTTCCACCTTGATGACCTCGGCCCCCAGATCGGCCAGCATCTGACCGGCCCAGGGGCCGGCCAGCACGCGGCTGAGATCGAGCACGCGCAGATGCGCAAGCGCCCCCTTGGTCACGAAAAGGCCTGGATGCCGGTTTGCGAGCGGCCCAGGATCAAAGCGTGCACGTCCTGGGTGCCTTCATAGGTGTTGACGGTTTCCAAATTGACCATGTGGCGCATGACCTGGAACTCGTCGGCGATGCCGTTGCCGCCGTGCATGTCGCGGGCGACGCGGGCGATATCCAGCGCCTTGACGCAATTGTTGCGCTTGATCAGCGACACCGCTTCCGGCGCCCAAGAGCCGTCATCCATCATCCGCCCGACCCGGATGGCCGCTTGCAGGGCCAAAGCGATGTCGGTCTGCATGTTGGCCAGCTTGAACTGGATCAGCTGGTTGGCGGCCAGAGGACGGCCGAACTGCTTGCGGTCCAAGGTGTATTGGCGGGCGGCGTGCCAACAGAACTCGGCGGCGCCGACCACGCCCCAGGCGATGCCGTAGCGCGCCTTGTTCAGGCAGCCGAACGGACCGGCCAGCCCCGAAGCATTGGGCAGCAGATTGTCATCGGGAACGAAGGCCTCGTCCAACACGATCTCGCCGGTGACCGAGGCGCGCAAGCTCAGCTTGCCCTCGATCTTGGGGGTAGTGAAGCCCTTGGTGCCGCGCTCGACGACGAAACCCTTGATCTTGCCGTCATGGCCGTCGGACTTGGCCCACACCACGGCGATGTCGGCGATGGGGGAATTGGTGATCCACATCTTCTGCCCAGACAACAGATAGCCGCCATCGACCTTTTTCGCCCGCGTGCGCATGCTGGCCGGGTCCGAGCCCGAATCCGGCTCGGTCAGGCCGAAACAGCCGACCAACTCGCCCGAGGCCAGACGCGGCAACCATTTCTGTTTCTGCGCCTCGCTGCCATAGGCGTGGATGGGGTGCATGACCAGCGACGATTGCACGCTCATGGCCGAACGATAGCCGGAATCCACCCGCTCGACCTCGCGCGCGATCAGGCCGTAAGCCACGTGGTTGACGCCGGGTCCGCCGTATTCCTCCGGCACCGTCGGCCCCAGCAGGCCCAGGGCGCCCATCTCGGTCATGATCTCGCGGTCGAAGCGCTCGTGGCGGAAGGCGCCGATGACGCGCGGCTGCAATTTGTCCTGACAATAGTCGCGGGCGGCGTCGCGGATCATCCTTTCCTCTTGGGAAAGCTGGTCCTCGATCAGAAAGGGGTCATCCCAGCGAAAGTCCTGCACGGTGAAGTCTCCTCGTTATTTCTTGTGTTGCCCCATCATAGCGGACGAAAAGCCAAAAGCGTCATGTCGTCGCGCTGCGGCTCGGCGCCGCGCCATTGGGCCAGACGGCTTTCCAGGGCGTCAAGCTGCCGGGGCAGCAACTCGGCCCGATGATGGGCCAGTTGCTCGGCCAGACGGCGCCAGCCGAACAATTGGCGCCGCTCCCCGCCGCCCATATTGTCGGTGATGCCGTCGCTGAACAGATAGAAGCTCGCCCCCGGACGCAGCTCCACCAGGCGGGTCGACAGCCGGGCCAGATCGGGCGCGCCGCCATCGCCGCAGCCGATGCGGTCGCCGCGCAGCAGATCCACCCCCTCGGCCTCGCCCATCAGCAGATGCATGTTGGCACCGGCAAAGGCCAGTTGCCGCCGCACGGGATCGACCACGCAGATGGCGGCGTCGAAACCGTCATCGCTGGCTTGCCCGCCTTGGTCCTGACGCAGCAGATTGCGAAAGGCCTGGTGCAGATCGGCGAGGATGCGGGCGGGATCGGTGTTGCGGCTGTCGCGCAGCACCTGGGCCAGACTGGCGGCGGCGACCACCGCCATGAAGGCGCCGGGAACGCCGTGGCCGGTGCAGTCGATCAAGGCGAAGACGCTGACATCGCCATGCATTCCAGCCCAATAATAATCGCCGCCGACCACGTCGAGGGGCCGCCACAACACCGCCGTCTCGGCCACCGCTCCTTGCAGATCGGCCAAATCCGGCAGCATGGCCCCTTGAATGCGGCTGGCATAGCGAAGGCCGGCGGCAACCATGCGGTTGGCATCTTCAAGCTGCCGGTTGTATCGACGCAGATTGATGCGGGCACGGACCATTTCCAGGTGGTTATGAACCCGGGCGCGGACCACCGGCGGATTGAACGGCTTGGGGATATAATCCACCGCCCCGCATTGCAACCCTTTGATCTCGGATTCCTTGTCTTCCAGGCTGGTGATGAAGATGACCGGAATCTCGGCGGTGACGGAATCGGCTTTCAGCCGCCGGCACAGTTCATAGCCGTCCATGCCCGGCATCATCACATCCAGCAAGATCAGATGCGGCAACCGGTGGAATGCGATGTCCAGCGCCTTCAAGGCATCGGTGGCGAACAGCACGTCATGTTCGGGCCGCAGGGTCTGCGACAGAATCATGATGTTGGCCGGATCGTCGTCAACGACCAGGACGATGCCGCGCGCCTGCATCAGCGCCGCCTATGGGCGAGTTCGGCCAACAGCCGCACCCTTTGCCGGATCAGCGCCGGGGCGACCGGCTTGGCGATGAAGTCGTCGGCGCCGCTTTCCAGGCCGCACTCGACATCGGCATCGGCGGAGGAACCCGACACCAGCACCACCATCATTCCGGCGGTGGCGGGATCGGCGCGCAAGGCCCGCGTCACCGCGAAACCATCGAGGTCCGGCATGACCACGTCGAGCAGGACCACGTCGGGCGGATTGGCCCTTGCCAGCTTCAGCGCCTGTTCCCCCGAGCGGGCGAATTGAACCGGCCCCAGGGGGCTGACCGCCGCGTGCAGGATCTGGATGTTGGCCGGCTCGTCATCGACGATCAAAATGCGGATGGGATCAGTCATGACCATTTCCCTTACCTACCAGCAAAGCTGCGGCACCAGAAAAATCCAGTCCCCGAACGGCGGCGATGATAGCATCGTTATGGCCATTGCGGGGGACTGCCAGCCACCATTGCTCGGCCACCGACAGCGCCGCCAGATCACTTTGGTTCAGCAACGCGGCCAAACGTGTGGCCAAGACGTCGCCGGAATCGCCGCCGGTGGTCGTTTCAACCGTCGGCAAGGCGGCAAGGACCATCTGCACCTGGGCTTGGGCGGCGCCGATACGCTCTTGCAAAGCCGCCAGCGCCGCCCGCCAGTGTTCCGCCGTGGCCGACGGCTGGCGTAGCAGCATGGCTTCACATTCCCGCGCCGCCTCGGCCACCTGGATCAGGGCCAGGTTGCCGGCGCTGCCGCCGATGCGATGAACCAAATTGCGCAAATCCGTACCCTCGGCCTCGGCAACGGCTCCGTGTTCGGCGAAGAAGCCTTCCAGCAGCCGCCGCGCCAGAGCCACATTGCCGTTGACGCGCGACAACAGGGCAGGCCAATCAAAAGCGTCGCTCATGCCGGAACATCCCTGCCGGGTGAAGAAGTCGGTTGGATTTATATATTTGACCGCTATCCTGTGGAACAGCTGTTTTAGACAGATAACAAAGGCCAGGATGAAACACGGCGCCGACATACTTATAGTTGAGGATTCAGCAACAGACATCCAGATACTGGCAGAGCTTCTCTCCGGCCTTGGCAGCATATCCTTTGCCATGACCGGATGTGATGCCTTGGCCAAGCTGCGCGACAGCCAGTTCGATGTCATCTTGCTGGATGTGATGCTGCCCGACATGACCGGCTTCGACGTTTGCCGAAAGATCGCCGCCGACCTCAAGCCGGGGGAATCGTCGGTGATTTTCGTCACCGCCTTGCATGATGCGCAATCCGAGGAGCACGGCCTGTTGCTGGGCGCCATGGATTACATCACCAAGCCGTTCTCCCCCCCTGCCGTGCGGGCACGGGTGCGCAACCACCTGATCCTCAGCCGGACGACGCGGGATTTGCGCCGTGCCCATGAACGGCTGCAACAATTGGCGGCGCTGGATTACCTGACCGGCACCTTCAATCGCGGCCATTTCGAGATGCTGGTCAACCGCGAACTGGAACGGGCGGAACGCAGCGGCCTGACCGGGGCGCTTTTGCTCATCGACCTCGATCATTTCAAACGCATCAACGACACCCATGGCCATGCCGCCGGCGATCAGGTCTTGATCTCGGTCGCCGATGCATGGCTGCGTGAGTTGCGGTCCTGCGACATCCTCGGTCGCGTCGGCGGCGAGGAATTCGCCGTGTTCCTGCCCGAAACCGGCGGAACCGAAGCGGCCAGTATCGCCGTCCGGCTGCTGCAACGGACCCGTGATCTCCCCATCGTCTGGGAGGGCCGGCAAACCCTGCGGGTCACCGCCTCGATCGGCGGGGCCTGGCCGGTGGATTGCGCGCTTGACCTGAAAACCCTGATGAAAGCCGCCGACCGCCTGCTGTATCGGGCCAAGCAGGCGGGACGTGACCGCATTGAAATCGAAGGCGCCAACAAGGAGCAGTCAATATGCTGAAACGGATTGCGATCGCCGCATTGACCGCACTGCCATTGATCGCGGGCCTGACCACGCCGCCCCAGGCCCGCGCCGGCACCTTGGAAGAGGTCACCGCCCGCGGCGTCATCCGCTGCGGTGTCAGCGAATACGGCCCGGCCCTGACCGCCATGAACGAAAACGGTCAATGGGCCGGTTTCTACACCGATTTCTGCCGCGCCTTCGCCGCCGCCACCTTGGGCAATGCCCGGGCGGTGGATTTCGTCTCGGTGTCCAGCCTCGACCGTTTCGAGGCCTTGCGGCAAAAGGCCGTTGACGTGCTGTCCGAGGCCTCGACCTGGACCTCGGAGCGGGACTTGGGCGGGCTGGCCTTTCCCGCCACCTCCATGATGGACGGCCAAGGCTTCCTGGTCCGCCGCGACGGCGGCATCAGCGGCTTGGACCAGTTGAAGGGGCGGCGTATCTGCGTGATCAGCCATGCCACCTCGGTAGGCGGACTGAACCGCGTCAACAAGGTCCGCAATCTTGGCTTCAAGATCCAGGAATATTCGTCCATCCAGGGTTCGTTCGCCGCCTTCTTCGATCGCCAATGCGACGCGGTCAGCACCGACGGCATCATCCTGGCGTCGCTGCGCCAACAATTGGCCCCCAATCCCGCCGATTACGTGCTGCTGCCCGAACGCATCACCCGCGAACCCTTGTCGCCGGTGGTGCTGAAGAATGACCGCCGCTGGGAAGACATCATCCGCTGGACCATCCTGGCCACCATCGCCGCCGAGGAATTGGGCATCACCTCGGCCAACGTCAAACAGCATCTGAACAGCACAGACCCGGAAATCCGCCGCCTGCTGGGGCTGGACGGCGACATGGGCGCCCGCCTGGGCCTGGACAAGGCCTGGGTCATGCGGGTGATCGAACAGGTCGGCAATTACGGCGAAATCTACAACCGCAACCTGACCAAGGTTCTCGGGCTGGACCGTGGCCAGAACGCCCTGTCGAGCCAGGGCGGCATCCTGTGGTCGCCGCCGTT
This is a stretch of genomic DNA from Magnetospirillum gryphiswaldense MSR-1 v2. It encodes these proteins:
- a CDS encoding TadE/TadG family type IV pilus assembly protein — its product is MSPAARMLARLRRDRAGIAATEFALILPVMVLMLVGMAEVFGLVQAYGKALSAAQVVSDLTSRADSQSTASMNGIVTGAQRVLDPLPSGADRLGIRVASVGISSAGQPVQLWTYSWGGAAPAVAIGDAAGLAPNGQSVIMVTLRYTHPPLLQAILGSLSLNHSVVSRPRLVRLIPFNGSTGTLP
- a CDS encoding TadE/TadG family type IV pilus assembly protein, coding for MRFPLTKILHRLRGDSRGSTAVEFALVALPFFLMIAGMVETGYVAFKAAVMEGATREAARQVRTGVVQGAGDAGARFQQEFCPNLIGLFPCEDFYFDVRSFADFATIALPAPVFDAAGIPTNVQFSPGGANTVVTVRVIHVHSFITPLIGSLMGGGDGTLPLISTTVMRTEPFE
- a CDS encoding CaiB/BaiF CoA transferase family protein, whose protein sequence is MTKGALAHLRVLDLSRVLAGPWAGQMLADLGAEVIKVEKPGQGDDTRAWGPPFLKDDQGRDTRESAYYLSANRGKQSLAIDFTQAEGQQLVRQLAADCDVVLENFKAGGLAKYGLDYASLRQVKPDIIYCSITGFGQDGPYAQRAGYDFLVQGMGGLMSLTGEPEGEPMKVGVALTDIFTGMYASVAVLAALSHRDRTGQGQHVDLALLDVQVAVLANQAANYLVGGMVPQRLGNAHPNIVPYQAFATSDGHVILAVGNDGQFQKFCAVAGCPEVAADGRYASNAGRVGNRDTLIPLLREVLRSRPSAVWIETLEAAGVPCGPINTLDQVFDNPQIKHRGMVAAVDHPLAGSVDLVANPIRFSETPISYERAPPVLGADTDALLSRLLGLDQAAIMDLRAKGVVGG
- a CDS encoding acyl-CoA dehydrogenase — its product is MQDFRWDDPFLIEDQLSQEERMIRDAARDYCQDKLQPRVIGAFRHERFDREIMTEMGALGLLGPTVPEEYGGPGVNHVAYGLIAREVERVDSGYRSAMSVQSSLVMHPIHAYGSEAQKQKWLPRLASGELVGCFGLTEPDSGSDPASMRTRAKKVDGGYLLSGQKMWITNSPIADIAVVWAKSDGHDGKIKGFVVERGTKGFTTPKIEGKLSLRASVTGEIVLDEAFVPDDNLLPNASGLAGPFGCLNKARYGIAWGVVGAAEFCWHAARQYTLDRKQFGRPLAANQLIQFKLANMQTDIALALQAAIRVGRMMDDGSWAPEAVSLIKRNNCVKALDIARVARDMHGGNGIADEFQVMRHMVNLETVNTYEGTQDVHALILGRSQTGIQAFS
- a CDS encoding response regulator translates to MQARGIVLVVDDDPANIMILSQTLRPEHDVLFATDALKALDIAFHRLPHLILLDVMMPGMDGYELCRRLKADSVTAEIPVIFITSLEDKESEIKGLQCGAVDYIPKPFNPPVVRARVHNHLEMVRARINLRRYNRQLEDANRMVAAGLRYASRIQGAMLPDLADLQGAVAETAVLWRPLDVVGGDYYWAGMHGDVSVFALIDCTGHGVPGAFMAVVAAASLAQVLRDSRNTDPARILADLHQAFRNLLRQDQGGQASDDGFDAAICVVDPVRRQLAFAGANMHLLMGEAEGVDLLRGDRIGCGDGGAPDLARLSTRLVELRPGASFYLFSDGITDNMGGGERRQLFGWRRLAEQLAHHRAELLPRQLDALESRLAQWRGAEPQRDDMTLLAFRPL
- a CDS encoding response regulator, producing the protein MTDPIRILIVDDEPANIQILHAAVSPLGPVQFARSGEQALKLARANPPDVVLLDVVMPDLDGFAVTRALRADPATAGMMVVLVSGSSADADVECGLESGADDFIAKPVAPALIRQRVRLLAELAHRRR
- a CDS encoding Hpt domain-containing protein → MSDAFDWPALLSRVNGNVALARRLLEGFFAEHGAVAEAEGTDLRNLVHRIGGSAGNLALIQVAEAARECEAMLLRQPSATAEHWRAALAALQERIGAAQAQVQMVLAALPTVETTTGGDSGDVLATRLAALLNQSDLAALSVAEQWWLAVPRNGHNDAIIAAVRGLDFSGAAALLVGKGNGHD
- a CDS encoding GGDEF domain-containing response regulator; protein product: MKHGADILIVEDSATDIQILAELLSGLGSISFAMTGCDALAKLRDSQFDVILLDVMLPDMTGFDVCRKIAADLKPGESSVIFVTALHDAQSEEHGLLLGAMDYITKPFSPPAVRARVRNHLILSRTTRDLRRAHERLQQLAALDYLTGTFNRGHFEMLVNRELERAERSGLTGALLLIDLDHFKRINDTHGHAAGDQVLISVADAWLRELRSCDILGRVGGEEFAVFLPETGGTEAASIAVRLLQRTRDLPIVWEGRQTLRVTASIGGAWPVDCALDLKTLMKAADRLLYRAKQAGRDRIEIEGANKEQSIC
- a CDS encoding amino acid ABC transporter substrate-binding protein, with the protein product MLKRIAIAALTALPLIAGLTTPPQARAGTLEEVTARGVIRCGVSEYGPALTAMNENGQWAGFYTDFCRAFAAATLGNARAVDFVSVSSLDRFEALRQKAVDVLSEASTWTSERDLGGLAFPATSMMDGQGFLVRRDGGISGLDQLKGRRICVISHATSVGGLNRVNKVRNLGFKIQEYSSIQGSFAAFFDRQCDAVSTDGIILASLRQQLAPNPADYVLLPERITREPLSPVVLKNDRRWEDIIRWTILATIAAEELGITSANVKQHLNSTDPEIRRLLGLDGDMGARLGLDKAWVMRVIEQVGNYGEIYNRNLTKVLGLDRGQNALSSQGGILWSPPFR